From Bacteroides uniformis:
TCTTACGCTTGCCGTGATGTTTTTCAAGCGCCTTACGTATCATTTCTTTCTCCACTTCATCCAGGGAGAGTGACTCCTCCACATATTCTTCCGTATCCTGGAAATCATCGTCCACCGGAGTAACCGGCTTTACCGAAGGATGTATAATGGTGGGGACACTGGATGTTACCGGAGGTACCACCGCCGGAGTAGCCGGCGTATAGTAGGCCGATGTGGCAACCGCCGGATTGGCTACCGTTCCCCTTTCAGCCATAATCTCATGCACCAGCTTTTTCAAGTCCGTTACATCCTGGCGCATATCAAACAGAACCTGGTAGAGAATTTCCCGTTCACTCCCGAAGCTCTTGTCCTCCTTCACTCCAAACAAGGCAGGCAGGCGCTGCATATTGTTCTGCTCAGGCAGATAGCCCTTCAGTATGGATGCATTGATTTCACGATTGGTCTCAATGATGGATATCTGCTCGGTGATATTCTTCAACTGGCGCACATTACCCGGCCATGAGTAGCCCAGCAACACTTGCTTGCCGTCTTCCGTCAGCTGAATGGCAGGCATACGGTACTTTTCTGCAAAGTCCGAAGCAAACTTTCGGAACAGCAGCACCACGTCTTCACCGCGTTCGCGCAATGGAGGGACCTGAATAGGAACTGTGTTCAAACGGTAATACAAGTCTTCACGAAAACGTCCGTCAGCAATGGCTTGTGTCAAGTTTACATTGGTAGCGGCAACAATACGCACATCGGTCTTTTCCACCTTAGAAGAACCTACTTTGATGAATTCACCGCTCTCGAGCACACGCAACAAGCGTGCCTGGGTAGGCAAAGGCAATTCGCCGACTTCATCAAGGAAGATTGTTCCGCCGTTGGCCTCACCGAAATACCCCTTCCGTTCGCCGATAGCCCCGGTAAATGCGCCCTTCTCATGACCGAACAGTTCCGAGTCAATCGTCCCTTCGGGAATGGCTCCACAGTTCACGGCAATGTACTGTCCATGCTTGCGCCGGCTGTACTGGTGTATTATCTGC
This genomic window contains:
- a CDS encoding sigma-54 interaction domain-containing protein, with product MTKAEIQQVKLRFGIIGNNEALMRAIDIAIQVAPTDLSVLITGESGVGKESFPQIIHQYSRRKHGQYIAVNCGAIPEGTIDSELFGHEKGAFTGAIGERKGYFGEANGGTIFLDEVGELPLPTQARLLRVLESGEFIKVGSSKVEKTDVRIVAATNVNLTQAIADGRFREDLYYRLNTVPIQVPPLRERGEDVVLLFRKFASDFAEKYRMPAIQLTEDGKQVLLGYSWPGNVRQLKNITEQISIIETNREINASILKGYLPEQNNMQRLPALFGVKEDKSFGSEREILYQVLFDMRQDVTDLKKLVHEIMAERGTVANPAVATSAYYTPATPAVVPPVTSSVPTIIHPSVKPVTPVDDDFQDTEEYVEESLSLDEVEKEMIRKALEKHHGKRKSAAQDLNISERTLYRKIKEYGLD